CGGCAAAAAACTGAGCTGGTACTTTGCAATACTAATTAACGTTCTTTAAACATTTGCCCTTGTGCAAATAATGCTAGTGTTTTATCTAATCAATCACAGGCAtcataatattaaacaaaaacccCTTGAACCATTAATGATCTGATAATGAGGATGGACAGAAAGTACAGGCTTATTTGGTTTCATTTTTCCTCACCTCAGGACATGCAAAACACACCACACATTAGAAGCGACCAAATAATCAACCCGTGCATCACAAGCAGTAAGTGCAGTAGCAGCCTAGATGCTAGAAAGCTATTCTAATAAACTATTACAGACTGTCACTAAAACAGAAGCGTTGTGATATTTGTGTTTTAACCAGAATCGTGTTGTTACACTTGTCTACCTGAATGATAAGTAATAGTGGTTACTTGAGCCTCTTATTGTTTCTGCACCTTTGAAAAGGATGAAACGCGACACACACAGTATCCCAGGCGTGACACAATAATACACACTAAAACAATGAGGAATGACAGTAGAAGCACAGAATACCTGTTTGAACTCTGAATTCCCAGTCATAGACTGAAGGCTGTAAATAACTGGGTCACCTTTCATGGGTTGTAATGCCTCCCAAGTGACCTCACAGGTGTGGTCATCAAGACGTTCTATTCTTGGTGCTGGGGAGGTGAGAGCAGGAGATTAGCTGTTTGTTGTTACAAAGGAGATTAGCCGTTTTCCAGACAAAAttataacaacaacaagaatAAACTATGCAGGAacacaatacataaatacattaaaaatctTGATAAATGGCAGAGGGTACTTCTAACCTTGTCAAAAAGAGCATCTGGAAGGTATCCCCAAAATTTCACAACAtttcagaatgaagaaaaaaaaaactgcaacttgcaacatttgctcattgGTGCTTTCCATTCACAACAATACTACAAGTTTATTGTATCATCTTTAGGTCACAAGTAAgccgattttttttattttttattatgaaatgtatttctttcaaacagtATCAGAAAAATTTATCGTTTCATCGTATTTTTTCTTCAgctaaataaaatgcagtagTGCTCAATAACTTACATTTCTCTTCAGCTAACCTACATAAAATAACACTCAGGAAGTTACCTTTGTTAGTTTGAAACTCTTCTAGACATGGCATTTGGCTGAAGGAAATGAAAATGGTAGTAcagctcaaaagaaaatgtcatattATGTCAAAGTAATTACCTAGaattgtctttaaatacaatttcatatcaccagcaaacaggtgtgattaatagATCGATTGGATTATTACATCGATCAATAAGAAATGTTAAGATTAACACCCCTTTTCACACACCTACCTGGGTCCCAGCCCTTTTGATGCCACGGCCACTAACtcacttatttatatttaaatctatgaatgtgtttgtgataTAATTTCTTAATTTATTACATGGCCAGTGATGTAACAATCTagtattcctttctatttaaacttgAGGTATCACAGTATTGTCaatgtatccatttattttcctttattcttctgtattgtgcATGATCTCATTTTATGTGTTCTAAAACTACACATTGTAGGTCATCCATGTTATGtatgtaatacacacacacatatatatatatatatatatatatatatatatatatatatatatatatatatatatatatagcttattgattgattgataacaaTTAGATGTCTCAATCCTCTATAGCCACCATGCATCACTAGTAACTTCTGACTCATGCAGTTTGAACAGTTGTCTGAAATTAAGGGGTGTTTACTATTACAGGTACTTAAAGGTGTGGTGCACGGTACCTCATCAAAAAACTTTACGAATAAAGCGGTCCCAACTAGGCATGAAGacttaatataaaaatatctttCACAAAGACCTCACACCAAGTACAACAGTATTTCCAAATCAGTATTTCCAAAACTGAATCCTCATTGAGTAAACCACAACTTTACTCCTATTCTTGTGTTAAGACACATAGAAGTGGACCCCTTAGCCAAACAACTACCATGGAGAAAGACTCATGAATAAATGTTTGAGTACCAAATACCAATATTGTAAACATCCATTTGTAACACTAGTGTACAGGCTTTTAAAAGCCTTTTGATATAGAAGATTTATGACAAGATGTATTTCAAATCCAATATTAACTGCTTCCattactgattttaaaatgtgcagtaaaTACTAGAATCTATTTTCCTACCAATTTCTACAAACCCCCCCCACCCTGCCCCCACCGAAAAGATTGTTTAGTCCAACACTTAAATTTCATAACAACTTAAAACGTCAGTGCTTGCACAATATTGCAAGTTCattctttttaaacagcaaggCAATTAAGGCTTTGCTTTAAATTACAATATTGAAACAATAAGAACTGCATGTATAATGAATGACTTGCTGACTTCTCCATGTTAATTGGGAAAAGGAAAAAAGTACACTACCTTTGAGAGGAGCAGGCGGGGATTTGGGCGTCGTGAAAGTGTAAACATCAGAAAAGGACCCTTCACCGGCTTCATTGAAGGCCTGAATGCGGAATGTGTAGGTGGTTGATTCATTGAGCCTCTGTACCTTGTGTGTGTGGCATGGGCCTCTGTACAAGGACACAAACctgaaggaaaagaaaataaaagcagatattttttttaaataaacactgtttcAATCTGCAACATGAAACCATGGGGTGGATTTCATCTTGTTCCGAAATCAAAATGGGGCTGCTCTCAGTTCCATTTGCAGTTTACAACTCAATTTGCAAACAGATGTTAAAACAAAAGTCGTTGGGTCACTTCCTCAAGTTCTATTgctacagtataataaaatataaaaaagtacagctatggccaaaagttttacatcaccctcgAATGAATTAATTTAGCTTcctaaagtcgaataaaacctgctaaattatgttatgttaacatattgaattacatacagctttgcaGTTTTATACCTAACGAAAAAATGTaacaatctaacatgaaatacaatactactattatggcttccggtagacttttgagatataattttgtagtttctttgattacatgaaatacataaaagatctaaatgttttttttgtttgtttttttttgttttgtttttaaacatcttaatcctacaattctaggtgatgcaaaacttttagcaatagctgtacatacaaaaaaaaatctaatttgtaaACCCAATCTTCTTAAAGGCCTTCTTCAATAAAATGGACTACAGTAAATTAATAAGCAAACGTACAGATTTTATTTTGGTGAGTTTTTACacgtatttgtttttcagttttaattttcagATAATTTGCAGTTGGGTTTCTGCTGAGGCCCTTACCTTCCACTCTTGTCCTCCATTTGAAGGTGATATTGAATGGAGTCTGTTTGCAATGATTTAGCAGTGCCCTCTCCCCACTTGAGCTTCAGGTTCTGATGACTCAAGACAGTGCACTCGAGCCTCGGGGGCTCAGGAGGAAGGGGCTTGGTTTTCAACTTGATAGTGTGGCTGAATGGGCCAGCGCCAATGCTGTTCAGGGCCTGAATTCGTATTCTAGAAGAAAAGAAGCCTTGCATATTACAGTAGTTACTACTGCAGTTTACATAGCTTATCAGTTTGTGCTCCGTGTAGCATAAAGAACATGTATAATTGCTGACAAAGGACAGCCTGTTAATCCAGCCTGCTTATCAATACATTATACACAAAATGctgatgctttttattttactatccCTTACCTTTTATGATGCtggcaatcattctgagtggttataattgcaattactcaaatgcaAATTTTGTGTCTGTCACCTGTGTTTAAGGTGCATATGCTTCTAACATagactagatcagccagtgtctttctAGACAAGAGAGTGTGTGTTATTATGTGATCTGCCACTCTGGTTCCAACTGCCTCTGGTTTTGCTGGCAATTCACAACTGTACGACCTGGTATTGGCACTTAATACTAGAAGCAATAAGAACTCAAAAACAATGCATCTTAACTAAGACTTATCAAAAAATAGAAAAGCACAGTATTTGAGGACAGTGATTGCAATTGAAACCACTCAGATTGATGGTAATTAATTAACTATTTATAGCTGTTAACTGTGTAGTAAAGCTGAACTCTTCTTCAAGCATGACTTCCACCAGGGACCAACACATGATAATGTGTTATCATGATAAATATTCTCACAGGAATGGgtaaatgcactacccaacataTAGACCTCACAGCAAAAACAACTGAACTTATAACACTCATGgaggcattagccaaaacataGTTAATCCCAATACATTACTTCTCACTGCGTGTGTGCAACAGATCCCCTCTTACCTGTAAGTTGCATCTGGCTGCAGGTTTTCTATAATGTGGTTTGTGGTTCTCGGCACTGTAATGGGCTGCCTGTCTCCAAAATCTATGCTGAAAGCAGTAATTTCTGAGCCATGGTCACAAGGCTCTTCCCACTGCAGCGCCAGGCATGTGGATGGGGAGTAGTGTGGAATGTCTACCTCGCTCTCATCTCTGACGCGAAGACAACTCACTGCAGCCGGGACCGAGGATGGAGTCACGCACAAAACCACTTCACTGAACAGACCGGCACCGGCAACATTTACTGCCTACAGAGTTCAAATTCAGAGAAAAagcaagacatttttaaaagctaacACACAGAAAGTGGTATAACAAACAGACACtgaaaaatgcatttatctaCTAAACTTagacatttatttagttttataaatgATTACACATGATGCCAATTTAGCTTTGGTATAAATGCTTCAATCTGGAATGGATTCATAGAATAATTACCCATTGATGATAGATACGAATTCCATCAACTACAATTGCTTCAAAGCGTTTAGAAAATCTGACATTGTCCGATACAGGTGTTGCACAGAAAAGATGCATTTTCTACCACACATAAATGCTTCCCTTCAGCATTACAGCAATTAAACAGTCCataaaacttttaatttatttatcagaTTTACAAATTCTCTAAAGCCCTTGATATTGGGGTAGGGATGCAAGTCGGTTATGATCGGTTCGGTTTTTAAATCAACTCTTTTGGCTGTTTTTGACGTCCAatctgttttctgtaaaaccgaaataaaagtttaaaaccaaaaaactgaaCTACATTTGTACAGCTAAAGGAAAGGGACatgccattatttatttttttaacgacCGGTTTCTGTAACTGAGGACAAGTGGACACTACACCCAGCTGTATCAGAgacaattcatatatatatatatatatataattaagcatGAATTCCCCAAAGTATTCTTACTTACCTGTATTCTACAGAAGTAAGTGGTAGCTGGTAAGAGCCCTTTCATTTCATGTGTTAAACCAGGTCCACAGTAGCAGAGTTGTATGCAGCCCTCTGCCGCACCCCATTCTAACCGATGCTCGGTAACATTAGCGCCATTTCCAGCCGGGGTCTGTTTTGAACATGAAGAAGAACTGAATCATAACAACTGAAAGAATGGCTATTAGAATGCTGTAAAGAGGCCAAACATGGCATGCATATTCAGAAACCTGTTCCTGCTCCTGAACCTGTGCTGGGGCAAGCACGCAGGATCCTGACAAAGATAATGGACGAGAGGGGAGTCTGggaccaatgaaatgtttctggttGAACAGGCTAGATTCAAGCAGCCAATGTTGTGAATTCAGAAAACATTTTGGACAGGAAGACCCAATGCATAATCAACgtaaaacacaaataactgatttatgaccagggatacagtatgttaataaaatatcaaaacaaatcaagattatgttgaaaaagacatTGCAGGAATACGTACAACAGAGCACAGTGTTAGgcaaattaataaattatgttttaccCTACAGCCTTTTTAGTGACACTAAGAGAGTAGATTGGACTGGCAGATCGTAGCCTTAATTAGGAGTTACAGGTAATACGCCTGACACCACATACAGTGTATTCCTATGAGCAGAATGGAAAGAAAGTGTAAGGTTCAGGTGGAGTTATTATACCAATATACAGGAACAGGAAGTGAACATAAAATGTTGCAGAAGGATAAAAGCATTTCAGaagagtgaaaaataaaaacaacagcaaaacagtgCTTGAAAAATGGATGAGACACGAGAAATGTTTTGGCTTAAGCTGCACTCCCTCTAAGTAAGGTGAAATCGCATCCTTACAACGGTAAAATTGACCTGATTTCAATGTGTCTACTGACTTTGTTATTACCAACAATATTCTTATGATTTCATTGAAAAATTGATAGGATTCAACGTCAATTTGTTGATACTTTATTTTGGTGGACATACGTAATCTTCTAGGTGATATTTGCAACAACTTGCTATGACTGCTATGTAATTCTGTGTGATGCTAAACCAATCAGAGCAGAGTTTTCTTGTCTCCCAAGAAAACTGAATTCACAGAACAGAAACCACAAAACGTATTTTAAAAGGGTAATCACAGAGGaccatacaataataataaaaaaaagttattggtatCCATTTTTATTGGgaaatatgaattatatatgcAGGAAATCCTCGATTCAGATAcgttatagaaaataaaacataataactcACCTCCCAGCTGACTATTGCACATGTAGGGGACCGACAAGCAACATGGGGTGGTTTGCATTGATCTGGTACACCAGGAGCTGTAGTGATTTCACATTTTTCAGAGTATGATCCATACTAAATGGAAGGAAGAAGATTACTTTAATTATTTGTGCTCAAGGAACATGCTGCATTTTATCTGTATCGAGTTCTTCTTTTGCTCAACATTTCATTGTAAATGCAAAACGACAGAATCAGGGATTTATTTATTCCAGCaagataaatattttataatcttaGGATAAGATGGataactagaaatgggagttttgttCCTTCCTGGAAGTTAAAGATGTGATAGTGGCAAATGATGCAGGGCTTTTCCTGGGTTCGAAATCCATTTTCAGAGAACTTTGTTGCAAAGGTCAAGACTGCTGTGAGTCTAAAAGAAAATCTGATGACGCTGATGGTGACAAACAGCCGTGGAAATAATTGTACACTTTGCCTCAACTTATCTGTGTGAAACAGGGTTTTCTTCGCTTATTTAAATCAGGAAACAAGTACAGAAATTGCTGAGACAGGCTGAAACTCTCCGAAATCAAACCAAGATACCACAAACTGTGCAGTAGCCAGCAGGCTCATCCTAGTCACTGAGGTAAATATGACTCACGGGTGTTCTTTTATATTCAAGTTTATATCCTATTTGAATAGTAGTACTGTTGATTTCTGTCTTcagaaaaatatattgttatatgttGGGAAAATCATCTTTTtcttaatactgtactgtttattagAAGGGGGGCACAGCTAAAAAAATTTGGGAACCTCTGTGTAATGCGCTACACCCCTCgcctgtgcgtattttgtttgttctgtattatttgtatgtctgtctgcctgtctgtatgtatgtattggtgcacaggtgttttaggttggcagggaagggttaattgccttccctgccaaatctGTTAACGTGCAGAATGTCCCTGAGCTGGAtcgaatgattaacaagcaatcaagctcaggcacagctgaAGAAGAGAGGCAGGAACCTCTCACTCTAGCAGGGAGTAAGAACGAGAGGTAAGAAAGAAAAACGATTGATACTTGTTTGgttcactgtttttgtttgtctgtttgttttagtcgatgtgccgttttgttttgttcaaacctatttattaacaataaatacacacatcagCACATTAACCCACAGTACTGGTCAGTCTCTTCCTGGTTTGTGACGTCAGCACCATGCTATCCGGCCACACACTGCTATAAGGGGAATTGTATATCTGATCTAAAGGTTTGAAAACATGAAAGTAAAATGGATGACTGTATCAGCGATATGGCTGGAGGTTAAAACAATATGGCTTAAAACAGTTAATATTCACAGGACATCTGTACTCTAAGTTTATTATGTGAATCGAAGAATATAGTTGTGCACCAACTGTAAAAACACTATGAAAGTTGGATATGACTATTATTGACATGGCCTAAGGTAAACCAAATGTGGCATAGAAACAGCATATTTTTCATTGGACATTACCTGTAATAAAACTTTATTGAGAGGATCATAGAAATTGGGAATCGGAGAAATTGTCAGTAGATAACACTGAGAATACAGATGTgaaccaaataaaacaataactcaaAGTGTGCTGTCCCTATACTCAAACATATAATATAACCGCAATATTCCTTACGGCCCATTTTGTTTACAACATTACTATCTAAACTCATTATTTAAACTTTTCAGTGTTATGATGCACAagattaattttatatatttaacacagaCTATAATGTCCGCATTTGTGGACCCAGGGCCTGAAGGGGATATGGAGGCGTTGACTTTAGTTCAGATACCGCGTTACTTGTACCATGGCAGACTAATGGCCTAATGTTGGGAACTTTTCAGGAACCACCAGGGATTTGCTTGACCACAAGTGGTCCTCAAGCCACAGTTTTGGAACCTCTGCATTCTCCTGTACATTCTGCTTCCTTGTGTGTCTGTTTGCATCTTACCAAAAAGACACTTGTCAAAACTAGCGACGAAGACGTTTCTTTTGACCGAAATATATCAACATTGCTTACCCCAGCTTTGTTGGCTGCCCGAAGCCTAAATGAGTATGTTTTCCCTGGTAGGAGACCAATTACTGTACATTCCAGTTCAGGACCCATATAGACTTCTCTGTGCTCCTCTGACTCAGCTGGAGACATCTCAAGTCTATAGCAGGAGACTAGACTTCCACCATCCACCTGGGGAGCTCCTgtaaacacaacattaaaaacaaagacacagaGACAATTTATACAGTACGTGAAAATAGTCATTCTTCCACAAAAGTTTTGACAGAACTCTCTGATCTAGAAAAACAGTTCACTGGTCTCACCCCAACGCATCTGCAATTCTCTTGCTTTAGGTTTCCCCACAAGCCGTGGTGGCATACACTGGCCAGGTGGAATTGCTGGTGTCTGTATCAGTAAGGTTTCTGAAagctttaaagaagaaaaaaaacaattactgttAAAGGCTAATGAGTAAATGATTAAACATTTTAGGGTCTATTCAATTGGTGTAAACAGTGGATGACCTAAATATAAGGGTGGGCTCCCTTGTATTTTACCAATCACACAGAAGGACAATCATGGTTAGAATTATAATTAGACTTGGTTTTCATGCCTTGATACACAAAGGGTcccattttataatttaaatagtgCTGTTATTTAGATCTGTCACTGTTCACTTACATTTGTTATCACAGATACTTAACATAAAATTGCATACTGGTAACGTAAGTTACTGCAGCCAAGAAATAAATATGCATAGTGTATGTACAAACAATTGCAACCCTATAAACAGACCTAAACGAGGCTGTAACCATTGCACttgttataaatgtaattgttCTTCTGTTTCTGGACAGATTTAGACACATACTGATAAAGATTGATATGAACTAGGGAGTGCAGTTTTTTTGGACACTGGAAGGTATGGATAGAGAGAGACACATGCAGTTGGAGCCTTTCACCACTTCTAACCGACGAACAAGATTAAAACTAGCACTGAATAAGATACTGAGCTTTGGATACGTCCGTTTCCTGCTCGGTAGTAATTATACTGTTAAACATGGAGTGGTTAATTAATTGCTGCTgtgaaattaattaatattattaacaagcacttttaatgaattaaaaaggcaattcattacaagcaaaaaaaattCATTATGCCGAAATTTAGGATTCAGAATTTGTCACAAAATAATTCTCACaagcttcaaattaaaaaaaaaaaaaaaaaaaaaaaggaatttccttatatacataaaataaatagccTTGTGAAAATTGCTTTGTAGCAGTAAACACTGCCTTAGACAGCCTACTGAAATGCATGAGATAAGATAGCCGGACTGTACCGGGCTCTGCCCTCCTTCGCTGATGCAGTACACCCGGACTTGATAGGCACAGCCTGGGTTCAGCTGAT
The Polyodon spathula isolate WHYD16114869_AA chromosome 9, ASM1765450v1, whole genome shotgun sequence genome window above contains:
- the fndc3a gene encoding fibronectin type-III domain-containing protein 3A, with protein sequence SSLHFIYFPQAPCDNGSKIQSYTLEWDKGKGTEEFEQCYYGPLKQFRVTKLSPASRYTFRLAATNDMGVSNFSEAIDFYTSGSVPPPPASPELVKAGVTWMSIQWRRPSGAPAEDDISYVLEMEDETSGYGFKPKYNGDDLSCTVKNLRRSTKYRFRVAAYNSEGTSNPSEAAEFCTCPDRPGAPCKPVVKGKVHANNFKIIWEPPKEDGGATVTKYIVEMSEGSDGNKWEMVYSGSALEHVCDQLNPGCAYQVRVYCISEGGQSPLSETLLIQTPAIPPGQCMPPRLVGKPKARELQMRWGAPQVDGGSLVSCYRLEMSPAESEEHREVYMGPELECTVIGLLPGKTYSFRLRAANKAGYGSYSEKCEITTAPGVPDQCKPPHVACRSPTCAIVSWETPAGNGANVTEHRLEWGAAEGCIQLCYCGPGLTHEMKGLLPATTYFCRIQAVNVAGAGLFSEVVLCVTPSSVPAAVSCLRVRDESEVDIPHYSPSTCLALQWEEPCDHGSEITAFSIDFGDRQPITVPRTTNHIIENLQPDATYRIRIQALNSIGAGPFSHTIKLKTKPLPPEPPRLECTVLSHQNLKLKWGEGTAKSLQTDSIQYHLQMEDKSGRFVSLYRGPCHTHKVQRLNESTTYTFRIQAFNEAGEGSFSDVYTFTTPKSPPAPLKAPRIERLDDHTCEVTWEALQPMKGDPVIYSLQSMTGNSEFKQIYKGSARSFQVSGLQLNCEHRFRACAIRQCQNPQGPQDLSGPYSATVTFSCQKTELPSTTHKNTVEVSRTKRTLSDEQCAAVILVLFAIISILIAFVIQYFVIK